A portion of the Mycobacterium paraseoulense genome contains these proteins:
- a CDS encoding MBL fold metallo-hydrolase: MRRVRLGRASVARVLELQFDLPTSSFPHTPPSGWRDNADLLVPDFFDPGTDQWHIAIQSWVIEVDGLTVVVDTGVGNDRERPHMPPLDHLSTGFLAALGSAGVERNAVDVVVNTHIHSDHVGWNTMRENDSWVPTFPNARYLVPVADYRHFSPDGPAGQQPGDRLVFDDSVAPVDQAGQLVGWSDDYQISPSLRLRPAPGHTPGSSVLWLDAGVPAVFVGDLTHSPLQLRRTGDACAFDVDPSAAAATRRRIFTEAVQAKAAVIPAHYPGCGGATIRADEDQFEVDRWLDFERL; the protein is encoded by the coding sequence ATGCGCAGGGTCCGGTTAGGCCGCGCGAGCGTGGCGCGGGTGCTGGAGCTTCAATTCGACCTGCCGACAAGCTCCTTCCCGCACACCCCGCCCTCGGGGTGGCGGGACAACGCCGACCTGCTGGTGCCTGACTTCTTCGACCCCGGAACCGATCAGTGGCATATCGCGATCCAGAGCTGGGTCATCGAGGTCGACGGGCTGACCGTCGTCGTGGACACCGGGGTCGGCAACGATCGCGAGCGCCCACACATGCCACCCCTGGACCACCTGAGCACCGGGTTCCTGGCGGCGCTGGGGTCGGCCGGCGTCGAGCGCAACGCGGTGGATGTGGTGGTCAACACCCACATCCACTCCGACCACGTCGGGTGGAACACCATGCGCGAGAACGACTCCTGGGTCCCGACCTTTCCCAACGCCCGGTACCTGGTGCCGGTCGCCGACTACCGCCACTTCTCGCCCGACGGACCCGCGGGCCAGCAGCCCGGCGACCGGCTCGTGTTCGACGACAGCGTCGCTCCCGTCGACCAGGCGGGGCAGCTCGTCGGATGGTCCGACGACTACCAGATCAGCCCCTCGCTGCGGCTGCGGCCCGCCCCCGGCCACACACCGGGCTCCTCGGTGCTGTGGCTGGATGCGGGCGTGCCGGCCGTCTTCGTCGGCGATCTCACCCACAGCCCGCTGCAGCTACGCCGCACCGGCGACGCCTGCGCGTTCGACGTCGACCCGTCGGCCGCCGCGGCGACCCGCCGCCGGATCTTCACCGAGGCCGTCCAGGCGAAGGCCGCGGTGATACCCGCGCACTATCCCGGCTGCGGCGGCGCCACGATCCGCGCCGACGAGGACCAATTCGAGGTCGACCGCTGGCTGGACTTCGAGCGCCTTTAG